A window of Leptospira brenneri contains these coding sequences:
- a CDS encoding bifunctional SulP family inorganic anion transporter/carbonic anhydrase — MFSKIKQDLPSGLVVFLVALPLCLGVALASGAPLLSGVISGVIGGVVVGILSHSNTSVSGPAAGLVTIVLAAIASIGDYQSFLLAVFLAGIFQIIIGFLRGGFIANYVPSNVIQGLLASIGIILILKQIPHAVGFDVDPEEDFIFFQKDGENTFSELFNIIKYFSWGAVTIAISSLALMIGYDKAKWKVLKFLPSPVLVILLGVLVNGIFQTYVPDWYLSEKHLVSIPNIKNWESVFFFPNFSAITETKVWYYALTIAAFATLETLLNLDAVEKIDPHKRLASPNRELVAQGVGNSLSGLVGGLPITSVIVRSSVNIYAGAQTKLSTIFHGILLSISVVFFGSFLNLIPLSSLAVILIVTGFKLTNHTLYLTIYKKGFYQFLPFIATIIAIIFTDLLTGVLIGLSVSFLFILKNNYKNPFLVETENLNIGETVRIELPNQVSFLNKASIKDTLWALPENSKLIVDASNCNFIDHDILELLEEFKTVVAVERKIQLNLIGLKDSYELSDQVQFVNILDKEAQQKLTPDEILDFLKRGNERFVKGKWSEKYFKHQVNATAFGQNPIAVVLSCIDSRTSPEIIFDAGLGDIISIRIAGNIVNEEILGSLELACAKIGTKLVVVLGHSNCGAVSSAIYALREGNIASVTKKIQKAIDESEKIIHPIQKENEHIFNHVVKANVKNSIEEILANSPFLKENVELKAIKIVPGFYDTSSGEVQFFET, encoded by the coding sequence ATGTTTTCCAAAATCAAACAAGATCTTCCCTCTGGCCTAGTTGTCTTTTTAGTCGCCCTTCCTTTGTGTTTGGGAGTCGCTTTGGCAAGTGGAGCTCCTTTACTTTCTGGAGTCATCTCAGGTGTGATCGGGGGGGTGGTTGTTGGAATCCTAAGCCATTCCAATACAAGTGTTAGTGGCCCTGCTGCAGGACTTGTGACCATTGTTCTTGCAGCCATCGCCAGTATCGGTGATTATCAGTCTTTTCTTTTAGCTGTATTTTTAGCAGGTATTTTCCAAATCATCATCGGTTTCTTACGGGGAGGGTTTATCGCAAACTATGTTCCCTCGAATGTAATCCAAGGGTTACTCGCATCCATCGGAATCATTCTGATTCTCAAACAGATTCCGCATGCCGTGGGGTTTGATGTGGATCCAGAAGAAGACTTTATCTTTTTCCAAAAAGATGGGGAAAATACTTTTTCTGAACTTTTTAATATCATCAAATACTTTTCTTGGGGAGCCGTGACCATCGCAATATCTTCCTTAGCTCTGATGATCGGTTACGATAAGGCAAAATGGAAGGTTCTGAAATTTTTACCATCGCCAGTCCTTGTGATTCTTCTAGGAGTTCTGGTGAATGGAATTTTTCAAACCTATGTTCCAGATTGGTATCTTTCTGAAAAACATCTAGTTTCCATTCCCAATATTAAAAACTGGGAATCAGTATTTTTCTTTCCAAATTTCTCCGCTATCACCGAAACCAAAGTTTGGTATTATGCACTCACCATTGCTGCTTTTGCTACCTTAGAAACACTTCTCAACTTAGATGCTGTAGAAAAAATTGACCCTCACAAACGACTTGCTTCCCCTAACAGAGAATTAGTGGCACAAGGAGTAGGGAATTCGCTCTCAGGTCTCGTCGGTGGACTTCCCATTACTTCGGTGATTGTTAGAAGTTCAGTCAATATCTATGCTGGTGCCCAAACCAAATTATCTACAATTTTCCATGGGATTTTATTATCAATCAGCGTTGTATTCTTTGGATCTTTTTTAAACCTGATTCCACTTTCTTCGTTAGCAGTCATTTTAATTGTTACGGGTTTTAAACTCACAAATCATACACTATATTTAACAATTTACAAAAAAGGTTTTTATCAATTTTTACCTTTTATCGCAACCATAATTGCCATCATCTTTACCGATCTACTTACCGGAGTTTTGATTGGGCTTTCGGTTAGTTTTCTCTTCATCTTGAAAAATAACTATAAAAACCCATTCTTAGTAGAAACAGAAAACTTAAATATTGGAGAAACAGTTAGGATTGAATTACCAAACCAAGTTTCTTTTCTAAACAAAGCATCCATTAAAGACACACTTTGGGCACTCCCCGAAAACTCTAAACTCATTGTGGATGCATCCAATTGCAACTTTATCGATCACGATATTTTAGAACTCTTGGAAGAATTTAAAACCGTTGTCGCGGTCGAAAGAAAAATCCAATTAAATCTGATTGGATTAAAAGATTCGTATGAATTAAGCGATCAAGTGCAGTTTGTTAATATCTTAGATAAAGAAGCCCAACAAAAACTAACTCCCGATGAAATTTTAGATTTCTTAAAACGAGGAAACGAACGTTTTGTCAAAGGAAAATGGTCTGAAAAATATTTTAAACACCAAGTGAATGCCACTGCCTTCGGACAAAATCCCATTGCTGTTGTTTTATCTTGTATTGATTCCAGGACTAGTCCAGAAATCATCTTTGATGCAGGTCTCGGAGATATCATTTCAATCCGTATCGCAGGAAATATCGTCAATGAAGAAATTTTAGGAAGTTTGGAGCTTGCCTGTGCAAAAATCGGAACCAAACTAGTAGTGGTTTTAGGGCATTCTAATTGCGGTGCTGTATCTAGCGCCATCTATGCACTAAGAGAAGGAAACATTGCTAGTGTGACCAAAAAAATTCAAAAGGCCATCGATGAATCGGAAAAAATCATTCATCCCATCCAAAAAGAAAACGAACATATCTTCAATCATGTAGTAAAAGCAAATGTAAAAAACTCAATTGAAGAGATCCTTGCCAATAGCCCGTTCTTAAAGGAAAATGTAGAATTAAAAGCGATCAAAATTGTTCCAGGATTTTACGATACATCCTCCGGAGAGGTTCAGTTTTTCGAAACTTAA
- a CDS encoding succinate dehydrogenase cytochrome b subunit — protein MTLSLDFFRSSIGKKIIMAITGFIWFGFVILHMVGNLQVFQGPEKLNTYAKFLKDLGPLLWVARIGLIVAFFGHVCTAILLKFENGSARPVSYAKGSTIQASLASRTMAYSGLLLLTFLVYHLAHFTLGITNPEHYSFEYILKNGDVVHDVYAMVILGFQDPIISGTYIVFMVFLALHFSHALGSMFQTLGILAPKHNPTIQKLSTGLGLIIFLGNCSMPISILLGYVR, from the coding sequence ATGACGTTGAGTTTAGACTTCTTTCGATCCTCAATTGGAAAGAAGATCATAATGGCCATTACCGGATTTATCTGGTTTGGATTCGTGATCCTTCACATGGTCGGAAACCTACAGGTTTTCCAAGGACCAGAAAAATTAAACACCTACGCAAAGTTTCTTAAGGATTTAGGTCCACTCTTATGGGTTGCGCGGATTGGACTCATTGTGGCCTTTTTTGGACACGTTTGCACCGCCATCCTCCTTAAGTTTGAGAACGGAAGTGCAAGACCCGTGTCTTATGCAAAAGGTTCTACCATCCAAGCTTCTTTAGCTTCTCGGACAATGGCTTATAGTGGACTTCTTTTACTCACCTTTCTTGTTTACCACTTGGCTCATTTTACTTTAGGAATCACTAATCCTGAACATTACAGTTTTGAATACATTCTTAAAAACGGAGATGTGGTTCATGATGTTTATGCAATGGTGATCTTAGGATTTCAAGATCCTATCATTTCAGGTACATACATTGTTTTTATGGTGTTCCTAGCTCTTCATTTTTCTCATGCTTTGGGATCGATGTTTCAAACTTTAGGAATTTTGGCGCCAAAACACAACCCCACCATTCAAAAACTTTCCACAGGACTTGGTCTTATCATTTTCCTTGGAAATTGTTCGATGCCAATCTCGATTTTACTCGGGTATGTTCGTTAA
- a CDS encoding fumarate reductase/succinate dehydrogenase flavoprotein subunit, translating into MKLDAKIPSGPLEQKWDKHKQDIKLVNPANKRKYKVIIVGTGLAGASAAATLSELGYQVSVFCFQDSPRRAHSIAAQGGINAAKNYQNDGDSVYRLFYDTVKGGDFRAREANVYRLAHESTNIIDQCVAQGVPFAREYGGTLSNRSFGGAQVSRTFYAKGQTGQQLLLGAYSALEKQISRGAVKMYPRTEMLELVLVDGHAKGIVVRDLVTGEISSHAGDSVILASGGYGNVFYLSTNAKGSNVTATYRAYKKGAGFANPCYTQIHPTCIPQAGDYQSKLTLMSESLRNDGRVWVPKKKDDLRAPHEIPEDERDYYLERKYPSYGNLAPRDISSRSAKEACDNGLGVGPKVGDKRLGVYLDFSDSIKRLGEPVVADRYDNLFQMYERITGENPYKVPMRIYPAVHYTMGGLWVDYNLMSNIPGLHVLGEANFSDHGANRLGASALMQGLADGYFVIPYTIGDYFAREGHKNISTDRPEFKEAEARVREMTNKLLSINGKKTPDDFHRALGKIMWDQCGMARNEKGLKDALQRIPELREEFWKNVKVAGSGSELNQELEKAGRVADYLEFGELLCLDALTREESCGGHFREEHQTEDGEAKRNDDKFCHVTAWEYKGEGKTPVEHREKLEYENIHLAVRSYK; encoded by the coding sequence ATGAAATTAGATGCAAAAATACCGTCGGGTCCTTTGGAACAAAAATGGGACAAACACAAACAAGACATTAAACTTGTAAACCCGGCGAACAAACGTAAATACAAAGTCATCATCGTAGGAACTGGCCTTGCGGGGGCTTCCGCTGCTGCTACACTCTCTGAACTTGGATACCAAGTTTCTGTTTTCTGTTTCCAAGACAGTCCAAGACGAGCTCACTCTATTGCTGCCCAAGGTGGTATCAATGCTGCAAAAAACTATCAAAACGATGGTGACTCTGTTTATCGTTTGTTCTACGATACGGTAAAGGGTGGCGATTTCCGCGCAAGAGAAGCAAACGTTTACCGATTGGCGCATGAATCTACAAATATTATTGACCAATGTGTGGCACAAGGAGTTCCTTTCGCTCGCGAGTATGGTGGAACACTTTCCAACCGGTCATTTGGTGGAGCGCAAGTATCTCGTACTTTTTATGCGAAAGGACAAACCGGGCAACAGTTGTTACTTGGTGCCTACTCTGCATTAGAAAAACAAATCTCTCGCGGTGCTGTGAAAATGTATCCAAGAACTGAGATGTTGGAACTGGTTCTCGTGGATGGACATGCCAAAGGAATTGTAGTTCGTGATCTAGTGACTGGTGAGATTTCCTCGCATGCTGGTGATTCTGTTATTTTAGCATCCGGTGGATACGGAAACGTATTTTATCTTTCTACCAACGCAAAAGGTTCGAATGTTACTGCCACTTACCGCGCTTATAAAAAAGGTGCTGGATTTGCAAACCCGTGTTATACGCAAATTCACCCAACTTGTATTCCTCAGGCAGGAGACTATCAGTCTAAATTGACACTTATGTCTGAATCTCTTCGTAACGACGGAAGGGTTTGGGTTCCTAAGAAAAAAGACGATCTGCGTGCTCCTCACGAAATTCCAGAAGATGAAAGAGATTATTATCTCGAAAGAAAATACCCTTCTTACGGAAACTTAGCGCCTCGTGATATCTCGTCTCGTTCCGCAAAAGAGGCCTGTGATAATGGTTTAGGAGTGGGTCCAAAGGTTGGTGACAAACGACTTGGTGTGTATTTAGATTTTTCTGATTCCATCAAACGTTTGGGTGAACCAGTCGTTGCTGACCGTTATGACAACCTCTTCCAAATGTATGAACGTATTACTGGTGAAAACCCATACAAAGTTCCAATGCGAATTTATCCAGCGGTTCACTATACAATGGGTGGACTTTGGGTAGATTACAACCTTATGTCCAACATTCCAGGACTTCACGTTTTAGGAGAAGCTAACTTCTCTGACCATGGTGCGAACCGCCTCGGAGCATCTGCTCTCATGCAAGGTCTTGCCGACGGATACTTTGTGATTCCTTACACTATTGGTGATTACTTTGCCAGAGAAGGTCATAAAAATATCTCTACTGATAGACCGGAATTCAAAGAAGCAGAAGCCCGCGTTCGTGAGATGACAAATAAACTCCTCTCCATCAACGGTAAAAAAACTCCAGATGATTTCCATAGAGCACTCGGTAAAATCATGTGGGATCAGTGTGGTATGGCTCGTAATGAAAAAGGTTTGAAGGATGCCCTACAAAGAATTCCAGAGCTTCGTGAAGAATTCTGGAAAAACGTAAAAGTAGCGGGTTCTGGGTCTGAACTCAACCAAGAGTTAGAAAAAGCGGGTCGTGTTGCTGACTATTTAGAGTTTGGCGAACTACTTTGTTTGGATGCACTTACAAGAGAAGAGTCTTGTGGTGGTCACTTCCGTGAGGAACACCAAACAGAAGATGGAGAAGCAAAACGTAATGATGATAAGTTCTGTCACGTAACAGCTTGGGAATACAAAGGTGAAGGAAAAACTCCAGTAGAACACCGTGAAAAACTCGAGTATGAAAACATCCACCTAGCCGTAAGGAGCTACAAATAA
- a CDS encoding succinate dehydrogenase/fumarate reductase iron-sulfur subunit, giving the protein MNLHLKVWRQKDKNDKGRMVSYEAKNVSEHMSFLEMLDVVNDDLIKKGDEPIAFDHDCREGICGACSMVINGVPHGPEKGTTTCQLHMRKFKDGETIYIEPWRAKAFPVAKDLIVDRSAFDRIIQAGGYVSINTGGAPDGNALPIPKVNADLAMDAATCIGCGACVAACKNASAMLFVSAKVSHLALLPQGVVEKKERVRKMVRAMDKEGFGNCTNQYECEAACPKEISVNFITRLNREYISS; this is encoded by the coding sequence ATGAATTTACACCTTAAAGTTTGGAGACAAAAAGACAAAAACGATAAAGGTCGTATGGTGAGCTACGAAGCAAAAAACGTAAGCGAACACATGTCTTTCCTTGAGATGTTGGATGTAGTCAATGATGACCTGATCAAAAAAGGGGATGAACCGATTGCATTCGATCACGATTGCCGCGAAGGAATTTGTGGGGCGTGCTCAATGGTAATCAACGGCGTTCCCCATGGGCCAGAAAAAGGTACGACTACTTGCCAATTGCATATGCGTAAGTTCAAAGACGGTGAGACAATTTATATCGAACCATGGAGAGCCAAAGCTTTCCCGGTAGCGAAAGACTTAATTGTAGATCGTTCTGCTTTTGACCGAATCATCCAAGCAGGTGGATACGTATCCATCAATACGGGTGGAGCTCCGGATGGAAACGCTCTACCAATTCCGAAAGTAAATGCTGACCTTGCGATGGATGCCGCAACTTGTATTGGATGTGGGGCTTGTGTGGCTGCGTGTAAAAATGCTTCTGCAATGCTCTTTGTTTCTGCAAAAGTTTCTCACTTGGCACTTCTTCCACAAGGGGTGGTCGAAAAGAAAGAGCGAGTTCGTAAGATGGTACGCGCAATGGACAAAGAGGGATTTGGAAATTGTACAAACCAATACGAATGTGAAGCAGCTTGTCCGAAAGAAATTTCGGTGAACTTCATCACAAGATTGAACCGAGAATATATCTCTAGCTAA
- a CDS encoding glycosyltransferase family 2 protein — protein sequence MEKALVSIIIPTFNRKAVVDRAIKSVIGQTYPHWELHIVDDGSTDGTWMDVLSKLPSWKGKLTSFGRQQKSIQVHQTEHRGVSGARNFGMEKANGEWIAFLDSDDEWFPEKLSKQMEFHKSNPEFSFSQTKEVWNKKGNLMEPKGKYRKLSGWFLKESLDICMVTSSSFLAHKPTLEQVGRFRTELPICEDYDLWNRILLSGHGIGLLSENLMVRYGGHDNQLSNQYDAQERFRLYSLLLTREELKENGDWNSLPETSQNLMTDAIQSRFSTMIQGRTKRGKDSRWIQELFEIFLAGKSIEKKDLLTLLDHSLF from the coding sequence ATGGAAAAAGCACTCGTATCCATTATCATCCCCACCTTTAACCGCAAAGCCGTAGTGGATCGTGCCATCAAATCTGTGATCGGGCAAACCTATCCGCATTGGGAGCTTCATATAGTGGACGATGGATCCACAGATGGAACTTGGATGGATGTACTTTCGAAACTTCCCAGTTGGAAAGGAAAACTCACATCTTTTGGGAGGCAACAAAAGTCAATCCAAGTCCACCAAACAGAACATAGGGGAGTGAGTGGTGCCAGGAATTTTGGAATGGAAAAAGCAAATGGGGAATGGATAGCCTTTTTAGATTCCGATGATGAGTGGTTTCCCGAAAAACTTTCCAAACAAATGGAATTTCATAAATCAAATCCCGAATTTTCTTTTTCCCAAACCAAAGAAGTTTGGAATAAAAAAGGAAACCTAATGGAACCCAAAGGCAAATACAGGAAACTTTCGGGGTGGTTTTTAAAAGAGTCTTTGGACATTTGTATGGTAACTTCTTCCAGTTTTTTGGCTCATAAACCAACCTTGGAACAAGTGGGCCGGTTTCGCACCGAACTACCTATATGCGAAGATTATGATTTATGGAACCGAATTTTATTATCTGGCCATGGAATCGGGTTGCTTTCAGAAAATTTGATGGTCCGTTATGGTGGGCACGATAACCAACTTTCAAATCAGTATGATGCACAGGAAAGGTTTCGATTGTATTCACTCCTTCTCACAAGAGAAGAATTAAAAGAAAATGGAGACTGGAATTCATTACCAGAGACCTCGCAAAACTTGATGACAGATGCCATCCAATCTCGGTTTTCTACAATGATCCAGGGGAGAACCAAACGAGGGAAAGACTCAAGATGGATCCAGGAATTGTTCGAAATTTTTCTAGCGGGGAAATCCATAGAGAAAAAGGATTTGTTGACTTTGCTAGATCACTCCTTATTTTAA